TGCACAAGAACTTCTCTTACCGGCTCCCATTCGGCGTGATTTCCGACCTGTACTATTGTATCAGCCCCTGCGTTCCTCGCGGCAGAAATGCAGCCCGACAAAGCTGCGGACAACAGAATAAGTGATAAAAGGAGGATGATCCCGCGTATCTGTTTCAAACTTATGTGCCTAAGTCTTTTCATATGAATCTCTCCTTCATGTGTATTTTAATCTGCAGGAGTTGTTTCACTCTGAGTGATCAGGCTTCAAGCACTTCCCTAATCAAACCTTCATCAACATCATCCGCGATCCTGACGCTGCCGATGGATTCGGGAAGGATGAATATCACCTTGCCTGCCTTTGCCTTCTTATCCACCTTCACGGCATTGATGATGTCTGAAACAGGAACGCCTGTCGGCAAATCAACTGGAAGGTTATATGATTCAATAAGAGCTTTCAACTGCGCTGCGAGACCTTTGTCAAAGATGCCTTTCCTGACTGCAATGTCTGCAGCATAGCGCATTCCTATTGCAAGCGCCTCACCGTGAAGATACCTCTTGTATCCTGTGGCTGTCTCTATCGCATGGCCGATGGTGTGGCCGAAATTAAGGATAGCCCTTAAGCCAGTCTCTCTTTCGTCCTTTGATACAACATCCGCCTTTATCTCACATGAGCGTTTTACCAAATATATGATGCTGTCTCCAAGCGAAAGGATATCTTCCCTTTTGTTCTTCAAGTAATCAAAGAGTTCACGGTCAGCTATCACACCGTATTTTATGACCTCTGCCATGCCTGCGGCCAGCTCTCTTTTTGGAAGGGTCTTTAAGGTATCAACATCTATCAGCACAAGCGAAGGCTGATAGAACGCGCCTATCATGTTCTTGCCGAGCGGATGGTTAACACCTGTCTTTCCTCCTACTGAACTGTCAACCTGTGAAAGAAGAGTTGTAGGAACCTGGATAAACCTGATTCCCCTCATATAGGTGGCAGCTACAAAACCGGTAAGGTCTCCGACAACACCGCCTCCAAGTGCAATGATAAGCGAGCTCCTGTCAAACCTCGCCTTAAGAAGATTGCCGTATATGTTATTCGCCCACTCCAATCCCTTATGCTCCTCTCCATCCGGCATGAGAAAAACTTCAGGCGTAATGCCGTGTTCTTTCATAGAGGCAAGGACAGTATCTTTGTAAAGCGGAAAGACGGTCTCATTGCTGATGATGGCGACCTTTGAGGGCCTGAACTCCTTTATCCTGAGCCCAAGCTTGCTGAGCAGGTCATGCCCGATGACTATCTCATAGCTCCTGTCATCAAGCCCTACATTGGCGCTCTCAGTATCAAGGCCAAGAATAGATATTATCTTTTCAGCGGTCTCGTCAGGCGTGATAAAATCAGTCTTGATAAAAGCATCAGCCTGTTTGTAAAACTCCTCTCTCTCTGCAAGGAGTTTCTTTATCTCGTTAAGCGGCTCTTCAACATCAATCAGAGGCCGCTTGCCGCCCTCAAGCATGACACGCTT
This region of Thermodesulfovibrionia bacterium genomic DNA includes:
- the aroB gene encoding 3-dehydroquinate synthase, yielding MKIVLAGFMGTGKTSVGKELSDKLGYLFVDTDVLIEESEGMPISLIFKKKGEDHFRKIESEIVAEISKKKDVVIATGGGVIKNRQNVENLRRRGVIFCLTAGPEIILKRVMLEGGKRPLIDVEEPLNEIKKLLAEREEFYKQADAFIKTDFITPDETAEKIISILGLDTESANVGLDDRSYEIVIGHDLLSKLGLRIKEFRPSKVAIISNETVFPLYKDTVLASMKEHGITPEVFLMPDGEEHKGLEWANNIYGNLLKARFDRSSLIIALGGGVVGDLTGFVAATYMRGIRFIQVPTTLLSQVDSSVGGKTGVNHPLGKNMIGAFYQPSLVLIDVDTLKTLPKRELAAGMAEVIKYGVIADRELFDYLKNKREDILSLGDSIIYLVKRSCEIKADVVSKDERETGLRAILNFGHTIGHAIETATGYKRYLHGEALAIGMRYAADIAVRKGIFDKGLAAQLKALIESYNLPVDLPTGVPVSDIINAVKVDKKAKAGKVIFILPESIGSVRIADDVDEGLIREVLEA